One window of the Candidatus Dormiibacterota bacterium genome contains the following:
- a CDS encoding hydroxymethylglutaryl-CoA lyase, with product MKLPKSVTLVEMGARDGLQNEAAVISTDDKVRFIDLLSQTGLRWIEATSFVSPKAIPQLSDAPEVFARIAKAPGVRYLVLVPNIKGYERAKAAGADTIAVFTASSEAFTKRNINMTIDESLETFRAVVRRAKDDGMWVRGYVSTAFGSPFGDTVTPQMVVDVSVKLMEMGCDELSIGDTIGVGVPSQVEELVPMLAKHIPIDRLAMHFHDTRGTALSNVYAALQQGIHIFDSSAGGLGGCPYAPGATGNVGTEDVLYLLHSMGIETGVDLAKVRAASRFIAAAVGHALTSKAFQAMEASDERAKAST from the coding sequence ATGAAACTCCCCAAATCCGTAACCTTGGTCGAGATGGGCGCGCGCGACGGCCTGCAGAATGAGGCTGCCGTCATTTCAACCGACGACAAAGTGCGATTCATCGATCTGCTCTCGCAGACCGGGTTACGCTGGATCGAAGCGACCTCGTTCGTGAGCCCCAAGGCGATTCCGCAATTGAGCGATGCGCCCGAAGTTTTTGCGCGCATCGCGAAAGCGCCGGGCGTGCGCTACCTCGTGCTCGTGCCGAACATCAAGGGCTACGAACGCGCGAAGGCCGCGGGCGCCGATACCATCGCCGTTTTCACCGCATCGTCGGAAGCGTTCACCAAACGCAACATTAATATGACGATCGACGAATCGCTCGAGACGTTCCGCGCCGTCGTGCGTCGCGCGAAAGACGACGGCATGTGGGTGCGCGGATACGTCTCGACCGCCTTCGGATCGCCGTTCGGCGATACCGTAACCCCGCAGATGGTCGTCGACGTCAGCGTAAAGCTGATGGAGATGGGCTGCGACGAGCTCTCGATCGGCGATACGATCGGCGTCGGCGTGCCGAGCCAGGTGGAAGAACTCGTTCCGATGCTGGCAAAACACATTCCGATCGACCGGCTCGCGATGCATTTCCACGATACGCGCGGCACCGCACTCTCGAACGTCTATGCGGCGCTGCAACAAGGCATTCACATTTTCGACAGCTCCGCCGGCGGTTTGGGCGGCTGCCCGTATGCGCCGGGAGCGACCGGCAACGTGGGCACCGAAGACGTGCTCTACCTCCTGCACTCGATGGGCATCGAAACGGGCGTCGATCTCGCGAAAGTTCGCGCGGCATCGCGCTTCATCGCCGCAGCCGTCGGCCACGCATTGACCAGCAAAGCCTTCCAAGCCATGGAAGCCTCCGATGAAAGGGCCAAAGCCTCCACATGA